CCGCTACCTTTGTCGGCCACGACGGGTGGAGATGGCGAATCTGCTCAACCTCTCCGAGCGCCAAATAAAGATTTGGTTTCAAAATCGTCGAATGAAGCACAAGAAGGATCAGAAGGGACAGTCACCAGATAGTCCAGTTCTTCCAACGTCAGGCTCTGCGGCTGAGGGAGGGGGATATGGAAACCCAATACATTCGATGCCGTACAATGCATTGTCCCCGTCAGCATATAACAATGCTCAGAGGAACACCTACAGCCTATCCACAGCATATCCACAAACTTTAAGCGGTATGTTTGACTGCCCGTCTTCACAAAAGGCATACCTGGGGACCGGTTCTGCCATGCCTGAGAGCGACACGCACCATTTCCAAGGTAACAATCACTTCGGAGTGCAGGCACAGGGCAGTAGCGGATATGTAGGTGCTAATGGAACCTATGTGGATAGCATTGGCAGCACTGGGAGCTCGATTTATGACCTCCCTCAAACTGCTTATGGCAATATAGACTACAACAGTTCCATCAGTATTAGGAACGACCATCATGATGGAGCACCGGAAAGCTCTCAGTGTGCATACTCAGACTTTACAGCTCACTACTCTCAGGGAAAAATCCAAGAAGCACCTAAACTGACACATCTGTGACAACAtggtgtctttttatttattcacttgcATACATGCTGCTGAACTCAATTAACCAAGTGTTCTTCTAAGGCCAAACATATGAGGTCTGACTTTTCCAGGAGGATGCGGTTTTTCCGCAAACTGTTAGGAGGCTCACAATTGGAATATTTTCCCTTATTTAAAGTAGGAGAGCCAAATACccctgtgctcaaagtcagttccatgaagatatgctttacattgaaTGGAGTGGAAGTCCAATCTCGGATTATAGAGCGCTGACAtcgacacctttgggatgaatgtgaatgctgacggCACGCCAGACCTCCTCGTTAACGGACTTTTCCAACACCTTCCACAAGCACAAATTGGGACTGAACTTGAAATGTGAAAAAGCAAACCTTTGGCGtagacattttttcttctttttaattgtCCTTTGTTTAATATAGTGTTGTGTTTTGACAGACGGATTCAgtgttttcattaaaaaacatttttgtttgcatCTTACATCTTTAAACAGGGTATAGtccaaatgttttgtttacattCCAAATGTGAAAGATAGTTCTGCTGCTCTACAATCACAAGTTTAAAAAGCCATTACTATGATATTCATGTTTTAGTTTCCTACTGTTCTTATTACTGttcttttatacacattatcTCTACCAATATGTCCTGGGCATGGTGGAAGACAAAATACAGAGCTGCAGGACAGTGAagacataataaataacaattttgtGTGAACTGCCATTAACTTTATCCAGATATGAAGATCTAAAAAAGTTCACTGGACATGCGGTATCAATAAAAATGAGCATACTGTTTATGATTTATCGTTTATCTGTGAGCTGCAGAGAGATATGTAGTCCTGTATTAGAAGCAACAGCTCTATATTATAAAtgcatatatctttttttttggtggacaGAAATATGGCAGTAATCTAGTCAGCTGTTCAGTAACAGTGAGCATGTGCTGAATGTTGCCACTGAGTCCTGG
This genomic interval from Silurus meridionalis isolate SWU-2019-XX chromosome 22, ASM1480568v1, whole genome shotgun sequence contains the following:
- the hoxa3a gene encoding homeobox protein Hox-A3a; translation: MQNATYCDALAVYRGYSNQRANGFSYDGNQNYFSALQVESDDQRPACSLQSSTGSDTLHKADVCSQNNATRDTPGPNDRLSPDNLKRNSSNEQAVKNGGQGSGTSATMKQIFPWMKESRQNTKQKTSRPITSSESCSRDKSPTDSQASKRARTAYTSSQLVELEKEFHFNRYLCRPRRVEMANLLNLSERQIKIWFQNRRMKHKKDQKGQSPDSPVLPTSGSAAEGGGYGNPIHSMPYNALSPSAYNNAQRNTYSLSTAYPQTLSGMFDCPSSQKAYLGTGSAMPESDTHHFQGNNHFGVQAQGSSGYVGANGTYVDSIGSTGSSIYDLPQTAYGNIDYNSSISIRNDHHDGAPESSQCAYSDFTAHYSQGKIQEAPKLTHL